A window from Mesorhizobium sp. WSM2240 encodes these proteins:
- the dapE gene encoding succinyl-diaminopimelate desuccinylase — MKLPADPAENLATLIRCPSVTPAEGGALSALTAMLKPLGFSVERPIFSESGTADIENLYARLSGNGPHLMFAGHTDVVPAGDDSAWTLPPFSGEIRNGEMYGRGAVDMKGGIACFVAALARYVEAHGNPNGSVSLLITGDEEGPAINGTTKLLDWAAAKGEKWDAAIVGEPTNPDALGDMIKIGRRGSLSGEVLVHGRQGHVAYPHLADNPVRGLMTLVDALIEPPFDAGTANFQPTNLEITSIDVGNPATNVIPAKATATFNIRFNDTWTAETVQAEIHNRLDAASRRKKYRKGRREPIEYELVWRDRPSHVFLTRDEKLIETLSGSVKAVTGRSPALSTSGGTSDARFIKDFCPVVEFGLVGKTMHMVDERVAVADLETLTRIYSRFIEDWFG, encoded by the coding sequence ATGAAACTGCCCGCAGATCCCGCCGAAAATCTTGCAACCCTGATCCGCTGCCCGTCGGTCACACCGGCCGAGGGCGGAGCATTGTCGGCGCTTACCGCCATGCTGAAGCCGCTCGGCTTTTCCGTCGAGCGGCCGATCTTCTCGGAAAGCGGTACGGCCGACATCGAGAACCTCTACGCCAGGCTGTCGGGCAACGGCCCGCATCTGATGTTTGCCGGGCATACCGACGTGGTGCCGGCCGGCGACGATTCGGCCTGGACGCTGCCGCCTTTTTCCGGCGAAATCCGCAATGGCGAGATGTATGGCCGCGGCGCGGTCGACATGAAGGGCGGCATCGCCTGCTTCGTTGCCGCTCTTGCCCGGTATGTCGAAGCGCACGGCAACCCAAATGGCTCGGTTTCGCTACTGATCACCGGCGACGAGGAGGGCCCGGCCATCAATGGCACGACGAAACTGCTAGACTGGGCCGCGGCCAAGGGCGAAAAATGGGACGCCGCGATCGTCGGCGAGCCGACCAACCCGGATGCGCTTGGCGACATGATCAAGATCGGCAGGCGCGGCTCGCTTTCGGGCGAGGTCCTGGTGCACGGCAGGCAGGGTCACGTCGCCTATCCGCATCTGGCCGATAATCCGGTGCGCGGGCTGATGACGCTTGTCGACGCGCTGATCGAGCCGCCCTTCGACGCCGGCACCGCCAACTTCCAGCCGACCAACCTCGAAATCACCTCGATCGATGTCGGGAACCCGGCCACCAATGTCATTCCGGCCAAGGCTACCGCAACATTCAACATCCGCTTCAACGATACCTGGACGGCCGAAACCGTACAGGCCGAGATCCACAACCGCCTCGACGCCGCCAGCCGCCGCAAAAAGTACCGCAAGGGCCGCCGCGAGCCGATCGAGTACGAGCTTGTCTGGCGCGACCGGCCGAGCCACGTCTTCCTTACCCGCGACGAGAAGCTGATCGAGACGCTGAGCGGATCGGTCAAGGCCGTGACCGGCAGGTCGCCCGCGCTTTCCACCTCGGGCGGCACGTCCGACGCCCGCTTCATCAAGGATTTCTGCCCGGTCGTCGAGTTTGGCCTTGTGGGCAAGACCATGCACATGGTCGACGAACGCGTCGCCGTCGCCGACCTCGAAACACTGACACGGATTTATTCCCGCTTCATCGAAGACTGGTTCGGCTAG
- a CDS encoding methyltransferase, producing the protein MVLGPDLDLQQFIRANLPIVPVPSVPEIRLHRAGPASGLHRLAELDEHGFGSPYWAYYWGGGLALARHILDRPEIVAGRRVLDLGAGSGIVGIAAAKAGASEVIAADIDAYAVAAIGLNAAANGTTISPILGDLTTGPPPPVDIVAVGDLFYERDLAERVTAFLDRCLIEGVNVLIGDPWRAYLPRSRLHLIAEYPVSEFGETVGGATKPSAVFSLEPRTLSPGSPTQGHTAGPAAAA; encoded by the coding sequence ATGGTGCTTGGCCCTGACCTGGACCTCCAGCAATTCATCCGGGCGAATTTGCCCATCGTTCCGGTCCCCTCCGTCCCCGAAATCCGTCTTCACAGGGCCGGTCCGGCGAGCGGCCTGCACCGTCTCGCCGAGCTGGACGAGCATGGCTTCGGCTCCCCCTACTGGGCCTATTATTGGGGCGGAGGGCTGGCGCTCGCGCGACACATTCTCGATCGGCCCGAAATTGTAGCCGGACGACGCGTACTCGATCTTGGCGCCGGTTCAGGCATAGTCGGCATCGCCGCGGCGAAGGCCGGCGCGAGCGAGGTCATAGCGGCGGACATCGACGCCTACGCGGTGGCGGCTATCGGCCTGAACGCCGCGGCAAACGGTACGACTATCTCGCCGATCCTTGGCGACCTTACCACCGGCCCGCCGCCTCCCGTGGACATCGTGGCCGTCGGCGATCTGTTCTACGAGCGCGACCTTGCTGAACGCGTCACCGCTTTTCTCGATCGCTGCCTCATTGAGGGCGTCAACGTGCTCATCGGTGATCCGTGGCGGGCCTATCTGCCCCGCTCGCGGCTTCACTTGATTGCGGAATATCCGGTATCGGAGTTCGGCGAGACGGTGGGAGGCGCAACAAAGCCAAGCGCCGTGTTTTCGCTCGAGCCGCGAACCCTTAGCCCGGGATCGCCAACGCAAGGACACACTGCCGGCCCAGCCGCCGCTGCGTGA
- a CDS encoding DUF805 domain-containing protein: MDRTRLPDRDQLFWLFFRFSGRVSRAAYFLAGLLLAVVQVFLLYRFTLVPEESAQGQFWAFAFWAAVLISIWSNLALSVKRLHDLDKPGIIAVTLFIPVVSIIAFLVLCIFPGTSGPNRYGAATNQPK, encoded by the coding sequence ATGGACCGGACCCGCTTGCCTGACCGAGACCAGCTTTTCTGGCTTTTCTTCCGCTTCTCGGGCCGCGTCAGCCGCGCGGCCTATTTTCTTGCAGGCCTGCTACTTGCCGTCGTGCAAGTGTTCCTGCTCTACCGTTTCACGCTGGTACCGGAGGAAAGCGCGCAAGGGCAGTTCTGGGCCTTCGCGTTCTGGGCGGCAGTGTTGATCTCGATCTGGTCGAATCTTGCGCTCAGCGTCAAGCGTCTGCACGATCTCGACAAGCCCGGCATTATTGCCGTCACGCTGTTCATACCGGTCGTTTCCATAATTGCCTTTCTCGTGCTTTGCATCTTCCCAGGCACATCAGGCCCGAACCGCTACGGCGCGGCGACCAATCAGCCGAAATAG
- a CDS encoding DUF805 domain-containing protein has translation MDWKWLLTSFDGRINRAKFWAGIGVLIVLGIAATVIDVLIGSSIDIGGGAQMGIVSLLVSLASVYLALALYAKRWHDRDKSGWWSLIALVPFIGAIWILVELGMLEGTRGANQYGPDPLA, from the coding sequence GTGGATTGGAAATGGCTTCTCACCAGCTTTGACGGCCGCATAAACCGCGCCAAGTTCTGGGCCGGCATCGGCGTTCTCATAGTGCTCGGCATCGCGGCTACTGTGATCGATGTCTTGATTGGTTCGTCGATCGATATCGGCGGCGGCGCCCAGATGGGGATCGTCAGCCTTCTCGTTTCACTGGCTTCCGTCTATCTGGCGCTGGCGCTCTACGCCAAACGCTGGCATGACCGCGACAAATCGGGCTGGTGGTCGCTTATAGCCCTTGTGCCCTTCATCGGCGCAATCTGGATACTCGTCGAGCTAGGCATGCTCGAAGGCACCAGAGGCGCAAACCAATATGGACCGGACCCGCTTGCCTGA
- the dapD gene encoding 2,3,4,5-tetrahydropyridine-2,6-dicarboxylate N-succinyltransferase, whose protein sequence is MSKPDLASLEKTIEKAFDEREAISTETRGEIREAIETALDLLDRGQVRVAERKPDGEWRVNQWLKKAVLLSFRINPMEIVKGGPGDAVWWDKVPSKFSGWGAVDFEKAGFRAVPSAVVRRSAYIAPGAVLMPSFVNLGAYVDTGTMVDTWASVGSCAQIGKNVHLSGGVGIGGVLEPMQAGPTIIEDNCFIGARSEVVEGCIVREGSVLGMGVFIGKSTKIVDRATGEISYGEVPANSVVVAGSLPGKPFPNGQPGPGLYCAVIVKRVDAQTRSKTSINELLRD, encoded by the coding sequence ATGTCCAAGCCCGATCTGGCCAGCCTCGAAAAGACCATCGAAAAGGCATTCGACGAGCGGGAGGCCATTTCGACGGAAACGCGCGGCGAAATCCGCGAAGCGATCGAGACCGCGCTCGATCTGCTCGACCGCGGCCAGGTGCGTGTCGCAGAGCGCAAGCCGGACGGCGAATGGCGGGTCAATCAATGGCTGAAGAAGGCGGTGCTCCTGTCCTTCAGAATCAACCCGATGGAGATCGTTAAAGGTGGTCCGGGCGACGCAGTCTGGTGGGACAAGGTGCCGTCGAAATTCTCGGGCTGGGGCGCGGTCGACTTCGAGAAGGCAGGCTTTCGCGCCGTGCCCTCGGCGGTGGTGCGCCGATCGGCCTATATCGCGCCAGGCGCGGTTCTGATGCCGTCGTTCGTCAATCTCGGAGCCTATGTCGATACGGGCACCATGGTCGACACCTGGGCCTCGGTCGGCTCCTGCGCCCAGATCGGCAAGAACGTGCATCTGTCCGGCGGCGTCGGCATCGGAGGCGTGCTGGAGCCGATGCAGGCCGGGCCGACCATCATCGAGGATAATTGCTTCATCGGCGCGCGTTCCGAAGTTGTCGAGGGCTGCATCGTGCGCGAGGGCTCGGTGCTCGGCATGGGCGTGTTCATCGGCAAGTCGACTAAGATCGTCGACCGCGCCACCGGCGAGATCAGCTATGGCGAGGTCCCGGCCAATTCGGTCGTGGTCGCCGGCTCGCTGCCGGGAAAACCCTTCCCGAACGGCCAGCCAGGTCCGGGCCTCTACTGCGCCGTTATCGTCAAGCGCGTGGACGCACAGACCCGTTCCAAGACCTCGATCAACGAGCTTTTGAGAGATTGA
- a CDS encoding LOG family protein encodes MNPTEKAGWTPLPHADEDLERSRSVPDTPQTRAATYRLAWNDEEFMTRRELRPVRLQLELLKPEMILAERGIRSTVILFGGARIPEPGGEAWAAKDERQKRNLEKNSVYYEEARKFARLCSQHSALSYYREFVVVTGGGPGVMEAGNRGADDVGAPSIGLNIVLPHEQAPNAYVTPELCFNFHYFAIRKMHFVMRAKAVAVFPGGFGTMDEFFETLTLIQTGRMERVPVILFGKTFWQRAIDLDFLAEQGTITPGDQDIIDFVDTADEAWEIIGRFYEMP; translated from the coding sequence ATGAATCCGACGGAAAAGGCGGGATGGACGCCGCTGCCGCACGCGGACGAGGATCTGGAGCGTTCCAGGAGCGTGCCGGACACGCCGCAGACGCGCGCCGCGACCTACCGGCTGGCCTGGAACGACGAGGAGTTCATGACGCGGCGCGAATTGCGCCCGGTCAGACTGCAGCTCGAACTCCTGAAACCGGAAATGATCCTTGCGGAGCGCGGCATCCGCTCCACGGTTATCCTGTTCGGCGGAGCGCGCATTCCCGAGCCGGGCGGCGAAGCCTGGGCGGCCAAGGATGAGAGGCAGAAGCGCAATCTCGAGAAGAACAGCGTCTACTACGAGGAGGCGCGCAAATTCGCGCGGCTGTGCTCGCAGCATTCGGCGCTTTCCTATTACCGCGAATTCGTCGTGGTGACAGGCGGCGGGCCGGGCGTGATGGAGGCGGGCAACCGAGGCGCCGACGATGTCGGCGCACCATCGATCGGCTTGAATATCGTCCTGCCGCACGAGCAGGCGCCCAACGCCTATGTGACGCCGGAGCTTTGCTTCAACTTCCACTATTTCGCCATCCGCAAGATGCATTTCGTCATGCGCGCCAAGGCCGTCGCGGTATTTCCAGGCGGCTTCGGCACGATGGATGAGTTCTTCGAGACGCTGACGCTGATACAGACGGGCCGCATGGAGCGGGTGCCGGTGATCCTGTTCGGCAAGACCTTCTGGCAGCGCGCCATCGATCTGGACTTCCTGGCCGAACAGGGCACGATCACGCCCGGCGACCAGGACATAATTGACTTCGTCGATACGGCGGATGAAGCGTGGGAAATCATCGGCCGGTTCTACGAAATGCCGTGA
- a CDS encoding DUF1775 domain-containing protein → MRRILLPLAAACALTAVSIITAHAHASLEKREASPGSYKAVVRIPHGCDGQATHTVRLQIPEGYIGVKPMPKPGWIIATVKGDYARKYSLHGDEIMSGVTEVTWSGGDLPDDFYDEFTVSGTLAGVEQGQTLFFKTTQLCAAGKIAWTEEPAEGQDPHSLEYPAPMLKIAAKGGDHEGHGAQSSTPITVGDLEITGQWARAMLPGQPAGGGYMTIANKGSESDRLVSITSAAAGKAEIHSMEVVDGVMVMRPVTGGLDIPAGATVELKPGGLHLMFMEVAQRFEEGASVSLTLEFEKAGKVELTLPVRAAGGGDHSNH, encoded by the coding sequence ATGCGCCGAATTCTCTTGCCGCTTGCCGCCGCCTGCGCGCTGACGGCCGTCTCGATCATCACCGCCCACGCCCACGCCTCCCTCGAAAAGCGGGAAGCCTCGCCGGGCTCCTACAAGGCCGTCGTGAGGATACCTCACGGCTGTGACGGGCAGGCGACCCATACGGTGCGCCTGCAAATCCCCGAAGGATATATCGGCGTGAAGCCGATGCCGAAGCCGGGCTGGATCATAGCGACGGTCAAGGGAGACTATGCCCGGAAATACAGTCTCCACGGCGATGAGATCATGTCCGGCGTCACGGAAGTGACCTGGAGCGGCGGTGACCTGCCTGACGATTTTTACGACGAGTTCACGGTCAGCGGAACGCTGGCCGGCGTCGAGCAAGGGCAGACGCTGTTCTTCAAAACGACGCAGCTTTGCGCTGCGGGCAAGATTGCCTGGACAGAGGAGCCGGCCGAAGGCCAGGACCCGCATTCGCTGGAGTACCCCGCCCCGATGCTGAAGATCGCGGCGAAAGGCGGCGACCATGAAGGCCACGGCGCTCAGAGCAGTACGCCCATCACCGTCGGCGATCTCGAAATCACCGGCCAGTGGGCGCGGGCAATGTTGCCCGGCCAGCCGGCCGGCGGCGGCTATATGACCATCGCCAATAAGGGAAGCGAATCCGACCGCCTCGTGTCGATTACATCGGCCGCTGCAGGCAAGGCCGAGATCCATTCGATGGAGGTGGTCGACGGCGTGATGGTGATGCGCCCGGTGACCGGTGGACTGGACATCCCGGCCGGCGCAACCGTCGAGTTGAAACCCGGCGGCTTGCACCTGATGTTCATGGAGGTCGCCCAGCGCTTCGAGGAGGGCGCAAGCGTGTCGCTGACGCTTGAGTTCGAGAAGGCGGGCAAGGTCGAACTGACGCTGCCAGTCAGGGCCGCCGGTGGCGGAGATCATTCCAACCACTAA
- a CDS encoding DUF817 domain-containing protein — translation MKRFTSVEARIDAAAHGVLDRLPAGGLYGALVEFLVFGLKQAWACLFGGAMLALIIATRLFWPDDAGIERYDFLFLAALAIQLGMLGFKLETLAEAKVILIFHIVGTAMELFKTSAGSWIYPEESLFRIGGVPLFSGFMYAAVGSYLARISRIFDMRYAAYPPLWATAVLAVAIYVNFFAHHYVVDVRYGLFAATAILYFRTVVHYRVFRIRHRMPLLVGFLLVALFIWFAENIGTWSRAWIYPGQQDAWTPVSIQKLGSWYLLMIISFVLVTFVHRPRPAEAELAAKPQAAE, via the coding sequence TTGAAGCGATTCACCTCGGTCGAAGCACGGATCGACGCCGCCGCCCATGGCGTGCTCGACCGGCTTCCCGCGGGAGGTCTTTACGGTGCACTGGTAGAATTCCTGGTGTTCGGCCTGAAGCAGGCATGGGCGTGCCTCTTCGGTGGAGCCATGCTGGCGCTCATCATCGCCACGCGATTGTTCTGGCCGGACGACGCCGGCATCGAACGCTACGATTTCCTGTTTCTCGCTGCTCTGGCGATCCAGCTCGGCATGCTTGGCTTCAAGCTCGAAACACTCGCCGAAGCCAAGGTCATCCTGATCTTCCACATCGTCGGCACGGCGATGGAGCTATTCAAGACGTCGGCCGGCTCCTGGATCTATCCCGAGGAGAGCCTGTTTCGGATCGGCGGCGTGCCGCTGTTTTCCGGCTTCATGTATGCGGCGGTCGGCTCCTACCTCGCCCGCATCTCGCGCATTTTCGACATGCGCTACGCCGCCTATCCCCCGCTCTGGGCGACGGCCGTTCTCGCGGTTGCGATCTATGTCAATTTCTTCGCTCATCACTATGTCGTCGACGTACGCTACGGACTGTTTGCCGCGACGGCGATCCTCTATTTCCGCACGGTCGTCCACTACCGCGTCTTCCGCATCCGCCACCGAATGCCGCTGCTGGTCGGTTTCCTGCTGGTCGCGCTGTTCATCTGGTTCGCGGAGAATATCGGCACATGGTCGCGCGCGTGGATTTATCCGGGACAGCAGGACGCATGGACGCCGGTTTCGATCCAGAAACTCGGCTCCTGGTATCTGCTGATGATCATCTCTTTCGTGCTGGTGACGTTCGTCCATCGGCCACGGCCGGCCGAGGCGGAGTTGGCCGCCAAACCGCAAGCGGCGGAATAG
- a CDS encoding pyrimidine 5'-nucleotidase, whose amino-acid sequence MTELPDPARFAHVTDWVFDLDNTLYPHHTNLFSQIDQKMTAYVSELLTLPREEARKLQKELYLEYGTTLSGLMQRHKIDPDDFLNKVHDIDYSWLVPDPVLGVAIKQLPGRKFIFTNGDRGHAERTARQLGILDHFDDIFDIVAAGLTPKPAQQTYDRFLELHKITGRNAVMFEDLARNLIVPKALGMLTVLIVPKNFEPTFSEIWERDPAFDDAVDFVTDDLASFLNTLIQDPTA is encoded by the coding sequence ATGACCGAGCTTCCCGACCCCGCCCGCTTCGCCCATGTCACCGACTGGGTGTTCGACCTCGACAACACGCTCTACCCGCACCACACCAATCTATTTTCGCAGATCGATCAGAAGATGACGGCCTATGTGTCGGAACTTCTGACGCTTCCGCGCGAGGAGGCGCGCAAGCTTCAGAAGGAGCTCTATCTGGAGTACGGGACGACACTCTCCGGGCTGATGCAGCGCCACAAGATCGATCCCGACGACTTTCTCAACAAAGTCCACGACATCGACTATTCGTGGCTGGTGCCGGACCCGGTGCTCGGTGTCGCCATCAAGCAGTTGCCCGGCCGCAAGTTCATCTTCACCAATGGTGATCGCGGCCATGCCGAGCGCACGGCGCGGCAGCTCGGCATACTCGATCACTTCGACGATATCTTCGACATTGTCGCGGCCGGGCTGACGCCGAAACCGGCGCAGCAGACCTATGACCGCTTCCTCGAGCTTCATAAGATAACCGGACGCAACGCCGTCATGTTCGAGGATCTGGCGCGCAATCTGATCGTGCCCAAGGCGCTCGGCATGCTGACCGTGCTGATCGTGCCTAAGAATTTCGAGCCGACCTTCTCCGAAATCTGGGAACGCGATCCCGCCTTCGACGATGCGGTCGATTTCGTCACCGACGATCTCGCCAGCTTTCTAAACACGCTGATCCAGGATCCGACGGCTTGA
- a CDS encoding GGDEF domain-containing protein yields MNSIIVRSAIVALLAAAVSVLIVSAAVPALGGAVDGTAILMCVLCPLATAWPASAFTFWQSDRLKQAHRELARAHAQLAAAHRRLAEKASRDDMTGMLNRESFFAALDGSRRKSDRGALLIIDADHFKKINDSFGHLTGDRALLDIAAAITRGVRSGDVLGRIGGEEFGVFLVGATAKEAERVAERIRREVELIRFRPIDERTIPLTVSIGGANCAADASVSDLMRAADKRLYEAKNGGRNLVIVDSGIAEAA; encoded by the coding sequence ATGAACAGCATTATCGTGAGATCGGCAATTGTGGCGCTTCTGGCTGCTGCCGTCTCCGTGCTGATCGTTTCGGCGGCCGTTCCAGCACTTGGGGGCGCGGTCGACGGAACAGCCATCCTGATGTGCGTTTTATGCCCGTTGGCGACGGCGTGGCCGGCCAGCGCCTTCACATTCTGGCAGAGCGACAGGCTGAAGCAGGCGCATCGCGAACTCGCCCGGGCGCACGCGCAGCTTGCCGCAGCGCATCGCCGCCTGGCGGAAAAGGCCAGCCGCGACGACATGACCGGCATGCTCAACCGCGAAAGCTTCTTCGCCGCGCTTGACGGCTCGCGCCGCAAGTCGGATCGCGGCGCGCTGCTGATCATCGATGCGGATCATTTCAAGAAGATCAACGACAGTTTCGGCCATCTAACGGGCGACCGGGCGCTGCTCGATATCGCGGCGGCGATCACCCGCGGCGTGCGCAGCGGCGACGTTCTCGGCCGGATCGGCGGCGAGGAATTCGGCGTCTTCCTGGTCGGCGCCACGGCCAAGGAAGCCGAGCGCGTCGCCGAACGCATTCGCCGTGAGGTCGAACTGATCCGCTTCCGCCCGATCGACGAGCGCACTATCCCGCTGACAGTCAGCATAGGCGGCGCCAATTGCGCGGCGGACGCAAGCGTATCCGACCTGATGCGCGCCGCCGACAAGCGGCTCTACGAGGCAAAGAATGGCGGTCGTAATCTGGTGATCGTCGACAGCGGCATCGCCGAGGCTGCTTAG
- a CDS encoding TIM barrel protein, translating into MPHKLSLAFLTLFDCGPVGAVRIAGETGYDMVGLRLLPAAPTEAPYPLITDPALLRETVAALRETGVSVGDVEIARLKPETEISTFERFVDHAAQLGARHVLVAGDDPDHSRLTGTFAGFCRLARNYGLTADLEFMPWTAVPNLASARAIVEAAGEPNGGVLVDALHWDRSGGTIEEVQALPAKLINYVQFCDGSADYDRSDEGLIRIARSARLNPGEGGIDCVGLASAIPDGVTISVEVPNRELASTLGPKARAEAALAAARRVLEAAGRTWKAE; encoded by the coding sequence GTGCCGCACAAACTGTCCCTCGCCTTCCTGACCCTGTTCGACTGCGGACCGGTCGGAGCTGTCCGCATCGCCGGGGAAACCGGCTACGACATGGTCGGCCTGCGGCTGCTTCCGGCCGCGCCGACCGAAGCACCCTATCCGCTGATAACCGACCCGGCCTTGTTGCGCGAAACGGTCGCGGCGCTTCGCGAAACCGGCGTTTCCGTCGGCGATGTCGAGATCGCCCGGCTGAAGCCCGAGACCGAAATCTCCACCTTCGAGCGTTTTGTCGATCACGCAGCCCAACTCGGGGCGCGCCACGTGCTGGTGGCGGGCGACGATCCCGACCACTCCAGGCTGACTGGTACATTTGCCGGCTTCTGCCGCCTCGCCCGAAATTACGGCCTGACCGCCGATCTCGAATTCATGCCCTGGACCGCCGTGCCGAACCTCGCATCAGCGCGCGCCATCGTCGAGGCGGCCGGCGAGCCGAATGGCGGTGTGCTGGTCGACGCCCTGCATTGGGATCGCTCCGGCGGCACAATTGAAGAAGTGCAGGCGCTACCGGCGAAGCTGATCAATTACGTCCAGTTCTGCGATGGGTCGGCAGATTATGACCGTAGCGACGAGGGGCTGATCCGCATCGCCCGCAGCGCGCGGCTCAATCCCGGCGAAGGCGGCATCGACTGCGTCGGCCTCGCCAGCGCCATTCCCGACGGCGTCACGATCAGCGTCGAGGTTCCGAACCGCGAACTGGCAAGCACGCTCGGGCCAAAGGCGCGGGCCGAAGCGGCGCTCGCGGCAGCGCGTCGCGTGCTCGAAGCCGCGGGGCGGACTTGGAAAGCGGAATGA
- a CDS encoding NIPSNAP family protein, with amino-acid sequence MKYYEFATLNTVIFGAGKAAPAIKDYVSAPDAKGKLIGAWYSDIGRLNEVFVLREFDSCDDLHAERERARRSSNPFGCLELLTDLKMDSYAPLDFIPPVETGDFGPFYEIRTYRMKPNGLAPTEEKWRAAVPTRETYSPLTVAMCSIDGGSRFTQIWPYRSLDERHAARTKSVADGNWPPKGGPDWLTPDMYSAVALPLPFSPLK; translated from the coding sequence GTGAAGTATTATGAATTTGCGACGCTCAACACCGTCATCTTCGGCGCCGGCAAGGCGGCGCCCGCAATCAAGGACTATGTCTCCGCGCCCGACGCCAAGGGCAAGCTCATCGGCGCCTGGTATTCCGACATCGGCCGGCTGAACGAGGTGTTCGTGCTGCGTGAGTTCGACAGCTGCGACGATCTTCACGCCGAGCGCGAGCGCGCGCGCCGCTCATCCAATCCCTTCGGCTGCCTTGAATTGCTGACCGACCTGAAGATGGACAGCTATGCGCCGCTCGATTTCATCCCGCCGGTGGAGACCGGCGATTTCGGCCCGTTCTACGAGATCCGCACTTACCGGATGAAGCCGAACGGGCTCGCCCCCACGGAAGAAAAATGGCGAGCCGCCGTTCCGACGCGGGAAACCTATTCGCCGCTCACCGTCGCCATGTGTTCGATCGACGGCGGCTCCCGCTTCACACAAATCTGGCCATATCGCAGCCTCGACGAGCGTCACGCCGCCCGCACCAAATCCGTCGCCGACGGCAACTGGCCGCCAAAGGGCGGGCCGGATTGGCTGACGCCGGACATGTACTCGGCGGTCGCCCTGCCGCTGCCTTTCTCGCCGCTGAAATAA